TTATTTCATCGCCGGTTATGAATTTTTCAAGGAGGTATTCTTCATCGCTGCGATAATGGGCCGCGCAGATCCTCTTCAGCTCCGCGCTGTCGGACGCCATCCGCACGTTCTTTTTCGCGTGACCGACGTTGGGCTTAATGATCACCGGGAAGCCGCCGGTATTGTTTTTATCCTGCTTGTGCCTGGCATTCTGCTGAATTGTGTACGGTGTCAGTATGTTATGCTCGACGAAATGGGACTTCATCTTCTTTTTATCGATGAAGCTGCCGCTGGCGGCGAAGGGAATGAAGGGTATCTTGAATTTTTCCGTGAGAAAGCTCGTCGTTATGATCGCGGGACCGTATGATTTGGTCATGATGCCGTGGATATCGCCGTCCACCAGGAGCTCGATCAGCTTTTCGTAGATACTATCGTAGTTTTCGACGGATTCCTGGATTTTCAGGTCGCATTGATAAAAGCCAGGCGCATACACGCTGGCATCGACGCCGATAACATGAAATCCCTGTTTTTTCGCCTCATTGATAAGGGGTATCTGGTTTAAGCCGGAACCGATGGAGACAAAGTAGCTTACTTGCTGTGATTTTCTTTTGCCGAAAAGCATGGAATATTTTTGAATGCTTTTAAGATACCGTCAACAAGATTATCTTTTAACAGCTGCAATAATATTCAAATCCGGAACACGGGGACCGCCTGACCAGGTGGTTTGGTATGTACAGGGGCGCCGGTCTTCTTTTTTCTATTCGTATTTTTTCTCCAATGTGAGGTAATGTTATACCATGGCTGTCACGGCTGCGGTGACCTGGCGATTCAACCGGCGGTGATCCCTGAGTTGATGAATGATGTCGTAACTTTTTCTTCTTTATAATCCTAATAGTATTGTAATATTTTAGTAAATTAAAAAATATGGCAAAGAAATATTGGAGTTGTTGCATAACTTGTATAAAATTATTCAATTTGAGACAGTAGACGATGTCGGCGGTGGTGAATTTTATTGATTATTAAGTGCTGTAAAATGCACATTAATTTCATTGGTATTGAAAAAAATATACACTATTTAACATTTGCTAAATTATGGCTTGCATCAAGGTTTGTATAATGATATATTAGACATGACGCAAAATTATGTTTTGGTTCGAAGGAAGACCTCCGAGGGGGGCATTTAAGGGCTCTGTCCCATAGCCTCGGCAAAATGGTTTAGAATCGAAAAAAATCAATTTAGGAATAATATGCCGGGAATTGGTAAAAAAATCATTTTGGTTAACTGTATTACCAGATAATTTAGTATATTAAAATTGTGCTGAACGTAAAGATTTTATAAAGGAGCTTTTCATACCGGTAATCGCTTATAATGATGATGCCTTGTAATATGCCGGGAATCATGCAAGGACGGCGATCAGAACGACCGGTGTTAAGCGTGCAGGTGAGAAATAGTATAATATGTTCTGTGAACGGTGCAAAAATACGGAGGCTACCATCCACCTGACAGAGATTATAAAAGATGTCAAGTCGGAGCTGCATCTGTGCGAGAGTTGCGCGCGTGAGATCGGATTGAATTCGAAGCTTTCGAATTTTTCCCTATCCATCCCTGAAATGCTGTCATTTCTTGATGTGAACGAGGTCGATGAGTACGTCACCGGCGGCGTGTGCAAGAGCTGCGGCCTATCCTTCGTGGATTACAGCAGGGAGAGCAAGCTCGGCTGTCCCGATTGTTATCGATATCTCGGGGAGTCGCTGAAATCGGTCATCGCGGGATATCATGGAGGGGGTAAGCATTCCGGCAAGCATCCGGCCAATCCCGAAGGCATCCAGATCATGACCTACGAGAAGCCGGCTGATTTTATCTACGCGAAAAAATCGATCGAAGAGCTGAAGAGCATGCTGGGACAGGCCGTCAATGACGAGCGCTATGAAGAGGCGGCCCGCCTGCGCGATAAAATACGGGAGCTTGAAGCATCATGATCATGCGGGGGAATGACATTGTTTGAGGAAGTGCTACAACAGTCCGGCTTCTGGACGTCAACGGGCCCCTTCAGCCATATCGTGCTATCCAGCAGGCTCCGGCTGGCCCGCAACATGCTGTCGGTGCCGTTTCCTGGAAGGATGGCCGATGATGAGACGTTCCCCATACGGGGAGCGATTGAGCGGTTCGCCCGCGAATCCGCGTACCGCGGCCATGTGAGTATCATCGATCTGAAGGATGTCGACGCAAACGAGAAGCGGTTTTTACGCGAGAGAAACATAATTACCTACGAGATGGAAGTGGCCGACAACAGCATGGTGGCCCTTGATGGTATCGATGATTTCAGCATCCTCGTG
This genomic window from Spirochaetota bacterium contains:
- a CDS encoding UvrB/UvrC motif-containing protein, whose product is MFCERCKNTEATIHLTEIIKDVKSELHLCESCAREIGLNSKLSNFSLSIPEMLSFLDVNEVDEYVTGGVCKSCGLSFVDYSRESKLGCPDCYRYLGESLKSVIAGYHGGGKHSGKHPANPEGIQIMTYEKPADFIYAKKSIEELKSMLGQAVNDERYEEAARLRDKIRELEAS